A genomic stretch from Halichoerus grypus chromosome 5, mHalGry1.hap1.1, whole genome shotgun sequence includes:
- the MUL1 gene encoding mitochondrial ubiquitin ligase activator of NFKB 1: MESGGRPSLGQFILLGTSSVVTAVLYSVYRQKAQVAQELKGAKRIHLGEDLKNILSEAPGKCVPYAVIEGAVRSVKETLNSQFVENCKGVIQRLTLQEHKMVWNRTTHLWNDCSKIIHQRTNTVPFDLVPHEDGVAVAVRVLKPLDSHDLGLETVYEKFHPSVQSFTDVIGHYISGERPKGIQETEEMLKVGATLTGVGELVLDSSSVRLQPPKQGMQYYLSSQDFDGLLQRQESSVRLWKVLTLVFGFATCAVLFFILRKHYVQRQERQRLRQMEKEFQEHEAQLLSRAKPEDRESLKSACVVCLSSFKSCVFLECGHVCSCTECYRALPEPKRCPVCRQEIARVIPLYNS, translated from the exons ATGGAGAGCGGAGGGCGGCCCTCGCTGGGCCAGTTCATCCTCCTGGGCACCAGCTCTGTCGTCACCGCCGTCCTGTATTCCGTGTACCGGCAGAAGGCCCAGGTCGCCCAAGAGCTTAAG GGAGCTAAAAGAATCCACTTGGGTGAAGACTTAAAGAACATTCTCTCAGAAGCCCCAGGAAAATGTGTGCCTTATGCTGTTATTGAAG GGGCTGTTCGATCTGTTAAAGAAACGCTTAACAGCCAGTTCGTGGAAAATTGCAAGGGCGTGATTCAGCGGCTGACACTGCAGGAGCACAAGATGGTGTGGAATCGGACAACCCACCTCTG GAATGACTGCTCAAAGATCATTCACCAGAGGACCAACACAGTGCCCTTCGACCTGGTCCCCCATGAGGACGGCGTGGCCGTGGCCGTGCGAGTGCTGAAGCCGCTGGACTCCCACGATCTGGGCCTGGAGACCGTGTACGAGAAGTTCCACCCCTCCGTCCAGTCCTTCACCGACGTCATCGGCCACTACATCAGCGGCGAGCGGCCCAAAGGCATCCAGGAGACGGAGGAGATGCTGAAGGTGGGCGCCACGCTCACGGGCGTCGGCGAGCTGGTCCTGGACAGCAGCTCCGTGCGCCTGCAGCCCCCCAAGCAGGGCATGCAGTACTACCTCAGCAGCCAGGACTTCGACGGCCTGCTGCAGAGGCAGGAGTCCAGCGTCCGACTCTGGAAGGTCCTGACGCTGGTCTTCGGCTTCGCCACCTGCGCCGTGCTCTTCTTCATCCTCCGCAAGCACTACGTGCAGCGGCAGGAGAGGCAGCGCCTccggcagatggagaaggagttCCAGGAGCATGAGGCCCAGCTGCTGAGCCGCGCCAAGCCCGAGGACAGGGAGAGTCTGAAGAGCGCCTGTGTCGTGTGTCTGAGCAGCTTCAAGTCCTGCGTCTTCCTGGAGTGCGGGCACGTGTGTTCCTGCACCGAGTGCTACCGCGCCCTGCCCGAGCCCAAGCGCTGCCCCGTGTGCAGACAGGAGATCGCCCGGGTGATTCCCTTGTACAACAGCTAA
- the CAMK2N1 gene encoding calcium/calmodulin-dependent protein kinase II inhibitor 1, giving the protein MSEVLPYGDEKLSPYGDGGDVGQIFSCRLQDTNNFFGAGQNKRPPKLGQIGRSKRVVIEDDRIDDVLKNMTDKAPPGV; this is encoded by the exons ATGTCGGAGGTGCTGCCCTACGGCGACGAGAAGCTGAGCCCCTACGGCGACGGCGGCGACGTGGGCCAGATCTTCTCCTGCCGCCTGCAGGACACCAACAACTTCTTCGGCGCCGGGCAGAACAAGCGGCCGCCCAAGCTGGGCCAGATCGGCCGGAGCAAGCGGG ttgttATTGAAGATGATAGGATTGATGACGTGCTGAAAAATATGACAGACAAGGCACCTCCTGGTGTCTAA